From a single Micromonospora carbonacea genomic region:
- a CDS encoding VOC family protein yields the protein MTMNAISRSQIYVLDQDEALDFYVGKLGMEVNTDADLGFMRWLTVNLPGDPEREILLEKPGPPALDPATAEQVRELLTKGALGGYLFMTTDDARKTYEDLVGKGVEITDEPTERPYGIDFGIRDPFGNKIRIGQMFPRG from the coding sequence ATGACGATGAACGCGATCAGCCGCTCCCAGATCTACGTGCTCGACCAGGACGAGGCGCTCGACTTCTACGTGGGCAAGCTCGGCATGGAGGTCAACACCGACGCCGACCTCGGCTTCATGCGCTGGCTGACGGTGAACCTGCCGGGCGACCCGGAGCGGGAGATCCTGCTGGAGAAGCCCGGGCCGCCCGCCCTCGACCCGGCGACGGCCGAGCAGGTACGGGAGCTGCTCACCAAGGGGGCGCTGGGCGGCTACCTCTTCATGACCACCGACGACGCGCGCAAGACGTACGAGGATCTGGTCGGCAAGGGCGTGGAGATCACCGACGAGCCGACCGAGCGCCCGTACGGCATCGACTTCGGCATCCGGGACCCGTTCGGCAACAAGATCCGCATCGGGCAGATGTTCCCGCGCGGCTGA
- a CDS encoding helix-turn-helix domain-containing protein, which translates to MSRAVEESNRAMLRARDAMDRAYAQPLDIPALARIAHVSSAHFIRTYRATFGETPHRYLQRRRVERAMYLLTQTDRDVTDICFAVGFASLGTFSRTFHRIVGESPTAYRRGRAPADVPTCFARAWTRPSSFG; encoded by the coding sequence ATGAGCCGCGCCGTGGAGGAGTCCAACCGGGCGATGCTGCGCGCCCGCGACGCCATGGACCGGGCGTACGCCCAGCCGCTGGACATCCCCGCCCTGGCGCGGATCGCGCACGTCTCGTCGGCGCACTTCATCCGCACCTACCGGGCCACCTTCGGCGAGACCCCGCACCGCTACCTGCAACGCCGCCGGGTCGAGCGGGCCATGTACCTGCTCACCCAGACCGACCGGGACGTCACCGACATCTGCTTCGCGGTGGGGTTCGCCAGCCTCGGCACGTTCAGCCGGACGTTCCACCGGATCGTGGGCGAATCGCCGACGGCGTACCGGCGGGGCAGGGCTCCGGCGGACGTGCCCACCTGCTTCGCGAGGGCCTGGACGCGACCCAGCAGTTTTGGATAA